One Primulina huaijiensis isolate GDHJ02 chromosome 5, ASM1229523v2, whole genome shotgun sequence DNA segment encodes these proteins:
- the LOC140977828 gene encoding abscisic acid receptor PYL4-like has protein sequence MSSSLQLQRINPINHTATSGGVTGGAAAFNSKPQKTSWVMPEISGDQIPLPDNLLHHHTHSAAKNQCCSTVVQEIDAPIDSVWSLVRRFDKPHAYKHFLKSCNVILGGGEVGTLREVHVISGLPAASSTERLEILDDEEHVMSFSVVGGDHRLHNYRSVTTLHASQPSSGGTGNGTVVVESYVVDIPQGNTKEETCAFVDTIVRCNLVSLAHLAENLAKN, from the coding sequence ATGTCTTCCTCTCTTCAGCTTCAAAGAATCAACCCGATCAACCATACCGCTACAAGCGGTGGAGTAACTGGAGGGGCCGCCGCTTTCAACAGTAAGCCTCAGAAGACCTCCTGGGTAATGCCTGAAATCTCAGGCGATCAGATTCCCCTGCCGGATAATTTGCTACACCACCACACTCACTCCGCGGCGAAGAACCAGTGCTGCTCCACGGTGGTCCAGGAGATCGACGCTCCGATAGACTCTGTGTGGTCTCTAGTCCGCCGCTTCGACAAGCCGCACGCTTACAAGCATTTTCTCAAGAGCTGTAACGTCATACTCGGCGGCGGCGAAGTGGGCACGCTGCGGGAGGTTCACGTGATCTCCGGCCTCCCGGCGGCTTCCAGCACCGAGAGACTCGAAATCCTGGATGATGAGGAGCACGTGATGAGCTTCAGCGTGGTTGGCGGCGACCACCGTTTGCATAACTACCGGTCCGTCACGACTCTGCATGCATCGCAGCCGTCTAGTGGCGGCACAGGGAATGGGACGGTGGTGGTTGAATCGTACGTGGTGGATATTCCCCAAGGGAATACGAAGGAAGAAACTTGTGCTTTCGTTGATACAATTGTGAGGTGCAACCTGGTATCACTTGCGCATTTAGCTGAAAATTTGGCCAAAAATTAA